Within Deinococcota bacterium, the genomic segment GTCAGGACCGGCCTCTCGTCCACGGCGGCGCCGATGAGCTCACCCGTGGCGATGGGAAGAGGAGCGCGGGCCTCCCAGACGCCTTCGGCGGCAACGCGAGCCCCCAACATAAGGATCAAGCCCGAGGCGCCAGCCAAGCATGCTGATATGAGGCCTAGTCGCATTTGCTACACCCTATCATCCCTACCCGTCCTTTCCCGTCCAAGAACTTACGCTTCCGCCCGGAGCTTGTGGATAAGCCCTTCAACCTCCCTCAACGCGTCGCGTACGTCTTCCTCCGTTAGACCCAAGCCCGTGGCGAGCGGGTACCGCTCTACCAGGTAGAAGTTTGTAATTTTCTGGCACACTGCCCGGAAGGATTCCAAAGCAGGATCATATTCCAAGGTAGCGTTCAGCAGGACTTCTAGATCGTGGGTGCGCTTAAGACGCCATCCCTTGGCTAGAAGGTACGCCTTGAGGAACTTCTCCACCGCTTGAAGGCAGAATCCGGTCAACTCCGGATCGTCCTCATTGACGAACCGTTGCGCTCGACCCCAGTCCTTCTCAGCGATGCGCAGCCAGTCGGCGGGATAGCGCGACTCTTCACTCGGCATATAGAACTTCTCCCTTTTCGACGATGTCCGCTATAAACTGGTCCCCGATAGCCAGTCGCCGCGAGATTTCTTTAGGGGTGAGCACAAGGACGTCGAGTGGAATTTTGCGTCCGGAATCCGACATGATGCGGCGCACGCTGACCAAGCGGTCGAGAAGGCGCTCAGAGGTCTCTTTGATGATGAGCAAATCGATGTCGCTGTCTCGATCCGGACTTCCATCAGCGTGTGAGCCGAAGAGAATGACCTTCTCCGGGCCATACTCGGTGATGAGTTTTTCCAGCATGCGCTCGAGGGCCTGTTGTACCTGGCTATTTACGATCATTGTTCGTTATTGTACTCCCTATCGTACTCCCCTGCCGCCATTTCACGGCTCGAGGGCACCAGGCGCTCGGTTCGGCCGCCGGCGACCGGCACGGCCACCGGCGTAGCAAAAACTACCCCGCTAGGGTGAGTCTCGAGTACGAACCTCGGGCCACAGCGGCAGCGGCGCGAGAAGATGGTGCGGGTGCTCATGTGCTCCACCGCGCCAGCCAGCCCCTGTCTAGCGGTAAGGGTGAGGTCAGAAGTTGGCTTCGTAAAAGGCTGAGGCCATATCCCCGGGTGGGATCAGCTCATCGATCTTACCGCGGTCTTCGTCGCCGATAGCGACCTCGAGCGCCCCCAGGTTGTCCTCGAGCTGTTCCATCGTCCTCGGTCCGATGATGGGGCTGGTCACGCCGGGCTGCTGCACGCACCAAGCCAGCGCGAACTGCGACATCGTGCAGCCTTTGGCCGCGACCAGGGGTTGCAACCCTTCGATCACGAAGGCCCGGTCGGTCTGGCGTCGCTGCCGTGCACCTTGGTCGCCAGCACGACCTTGTCGCGTTGGCCGTTGCGCTTCAAGGCCTCGCCCGTGACCTCCTCGCTGCGGCCGCGGCTGTAGACGTTACAAGATTCCCTCACGCTTTTCTTCTTCGTAAAGGCGTTCGTTGACGAAATTCTTGACGAGCGTCTGATAATTGGTGTGCTTCTTCCCGGCCAGCTGTTTCAGCCGCGTCATGGTGTCCTCGTCGAAACGTATCGAGACGGGCCGCTTGCTGGCACTTCTAGGACGAGCGGGTGGAAACAGCTCGTCACCTTCCAAAGGCACTCGCTCAAAGCGGTCGAGCAGCTCCTCACTCCAGGTGTGGGTGTCCCAGTAGGTCGCCTCCTCAGCTTCATTAGCGAATGTCGGAATGTCGGCGGCGTCGTAGATGATGGTGAAGCCGTCCTCTGTTTTCTCGGGTCTCTCCTTTGCCTGGGTCATCGTCTATACCTCCTCTTTTCGGCTGTGGTTGCCAGGCGGCAGTGAAATGGGCGGATCTTGCCTTCACGCACCACGAATACGACGTGCAGGACGTCACCGCCGACACCCCGCCCAATCACGCCGCTGCGCCGCTCGCTGCGGTTGTTGTAGGTGTCTGCTCGGATGCGGTTCGGGTCGTATATGACCGCTTCGGCATCTTCGGGCGTGAAGCCGTGCTTGGCGATGTGCTCGCGGTTTGCTTCGTCCCAGTCAAACGCAGGCATAACTTAGAGTGTAACACATTCGTATTACCTTAACGCATGCTCAGGCCTTGCTTTGGGGTCATTGGATAGTGATAGGTACTGTGATCGCCGGATCTGCTCTAAGCCGAGTAGAGAATGACCTTCTCCGGGCTATACTCGGTGATGAGTTTTTCCAGCATGCGCTCGAGGGCCTGTTGTACCTGGCTATTTACGATCATTGTTCGTTATTGTACTCCCCTATGGTGGTACCACCATAGGGAATCGTGGTTGATCTAAAGGGGGTTCATCAAGGACACTGAAGGTAAGCAAACCGGAGGTGTCCGATGAACCCTTGCGAACAATTCTGCCCCAATCCCGACTGTCCCTGCGGGGAGCTACGCGAAAAAGCTAGAGGCAGGGTAGGTGCAGGCAACATCAATGTCCATCCCACGGGGACTTCCTTCGGTCGCAGAAGAAGGAAAGGCGTTACCACAGCACGCCCACTAGGGCGGGGCCAGTGCCCCTGTGCTCTGCAAGAGTTGCGGCAAGACCTTCAGCGAGACTAAACGGCTCAAGAACAGGTTCATCTGCTGGTGAAGCTGCTGATCAGGATGCTCGGCTTGTTGTTGGCAATGGCGGCACTGACAAAGGTGGACGTCTGACGCTGTCATGATCCTCTCCAAGCACTCGTCAATATTCAGAGTCCCTTATTGTATACCTCTAACGGATCAGGGGCAGTTCAGCTGAAAATGGGAAGTAGTTTCTTTACAGGCCCTAAGCGCAGAGCTGTCTTCCAAGACGGCCTCCTCGATCCCCAGGAAGAAGAGGGCAGGATAAGGCAACTGAGGTGCGCTAGGGCTACCAGGTGCTCCTCAGAAGCGCGAGACCTAGAGCGGCCAGAAGAACAGCAGCAGTGGCAGCGCCGTCATGACGATGATCACCTCGAGCGGTAGACCCATACGCCAGTAGTCACTGAACTTGTAGCCGCCCGGTCCCATCACCAGCGTGTTGGACTGGTGGCCGATAGGGGAAGGCGCAGGAGGCACCGATAGCCACCGCCATGAGAAAGGGGTTCGGCGAGGCTCCCAGACCTTGCGCTACGCTAATGGCGATAGGCGCCATGAGGACGGCCGCGGCGGCGTTGTTGATTAGGTCGGAGAGGAACATGGTGCCCACCAGAACGACAGCGAGGGTAACAGCTGCGGGCAGCGCCTCGGCTAACCCCAACAGAACTCCAGCGAGCCGTGCAGCGCCGCCCGTAGCCTCGAGCGCGCCACCCACCGGGATCATGGCGCCAAGCAGGATGATGACCGGCCAGTCCACAGCGGCGTACGCCTCACGCAATGAAAGAAGCCCCAGCATCACCATCAGCACGGCCGCCCCGACAAACGCCAACTGCACCGGCAGAGCGCCAACCGCCGCCAGCACCAGCGCCGCGCCGAACACAGCCAGCGAAAGGATGACGCGGCGGGGTTACCCGAGGCGCAGCTCCCGCTCAGCCAAGGGTAGGCAACCGAGGTCAGCCAGCGCCTCTTGCAGGCGGCCGCTTTCCCCTTTCAGCAGCAAGGCATCACCCGCCTGAAAGCGGATCTCGCTGAGCCGCGACTGCAAGCGCGCGCCCTGACGCGCGCCCGCCAGCAAGTTCAGCCCGTAACGCCAGCGCAGGTTGAGCTGGGCGGCGGTACGGTTGATGAGGGGTGAGCGGGGCATGATGACGGCCTCCGTTGCGCTCATCTCGTCGGCCTCGAGCGCCTTGCTGCCCCAGG encodes:
- a CDS encoding HEPN domain-containing protein, with amino-acid sequence MPSEESRYPADWLRIAEKDWGRAQRFVNEDDPELTGFCLQAVEKFLKAYLLAKGWRLKRTHDLEVLLNATLEYDPALESFRAVCQKITNFYLVERYPLATGLGLTEEDVRDALREVEGLIHKLRAEA
- a CDS encoding nucleotidyltransferase domain-containing protein, which codes for MIVNSQVQQALERMLEKLITEYGPEKVILFGSHADGSPDRDSDIDLLIIKETSERLLDRLVSVRRIMSDSGRKIPLDVLVLTPKEISRRLAIGDQFIADIVEKGEVLYAE
- a CDS encoding aldo/keto reductase — protein: MIEGLQPLVAAKGCTMSQFALAWCVQQPGVTSPIIGPRTMEQLEDNLGALEVAIGDEDRGKIDELIPPGDMASAFYEANF
- a CDS encoding aldo/keto reductase, with amino-acid sequence MRESCNVYSRGRSEEVTGEALKRNGQRDKVVLATKVHGSDARPTGPS
- a CDS encoding BrnA antitoxin family protein; amino-acid sequence: MTQAKERPEKTEDGFTIIYDAADIPTFANEAEEATYWDTHTWSEELLDRFERVPLEGDELFPPARPRSASKRPVSIRFDEDTMTRLKQLAGKKHTNYQTLVKNFVNERLYEEEKREGIL
- a CDS encoding BrnT family toxin; translation: MPAFDWDEANREHIAKHGFTPEDAEAVIYDPNRIRADTYNNRSERRSGVIGRGVGGDVLHVVFVVREGKIRPFHCRLATTAEKRRYRR